In the Ananas comosus cultivar F153 unplaced genomic scaffold, ASM154086v1, whole genome shotgun sequence genome, AATGATAGGGATTCTCTGGTCATCTAGTACAACTTTAgtcaattttcttttgaattttgttggGTTGGGTTGAATTGGGTTTGTTGGACCTTAAATCATGAATAAACGACAGACCATAAAAAtcatgtataataatatatttatatttatctttaaTAAACTTGATAACGCTGATGTGTTatctacagttttttttttttttttttaaggaaagttaccacatttttctttttcatgtcTTAAAATGTAGAATACGAATCTCAATTTCAATTTACACGCGCGGATAAGGAAATCTAATCCCATTAACTATCAAAACGATTTATCTAACCATGTCCATACTAACAGCTTTATTCGCAGATTTATAGGTAAGTAGAATTttaagaattattattattattattattattattattattattattatccagCATAATTTATCCCCAAACGAAAGCCGCCCAAGCGTGACTCGAGCATTATCCGGAAGTATATATAAGTTTGGGAGTTTGGCTGGTATgtttatggaagcacggagttcTCTgtacttccaagttgtttttgatgttcggactttcgaatcgacgatcgctttattagagttgatctagagtatttgaaatacctagaaaataaattttgtaatttttcgataccatttgtctagtgatcgaagaggctcaaaattaataattttaatgaccgtgatgagccggttgcaagtttaatggtgtagaaatatctaaatcacgtgaaattttaatagaaaattcttaatactatataaaataagatcaatatctttgatctaaatttttaatgtcatatcattacattttgtgagattattattttcagccgttgattttgagcctcttcgatcactcggcaaatgatatcaaaaaatcacaaaatttattttttatatacttcaaatactctagatcaagtctaacggagccgatcgtcgattcgaaagtccgaacatcgaaaacaaagtggaagcacgaagccctccgtgcttctataagcatcctagccgcactctaagtttggataagataaaattataatgattttattttcttaataaaagaaaaaaaaaatggagggaCTAATTCCAAAATGTAGAATAGTTGAGGGTGTCGCCATGCATTTTCACCTTCGACTCTGCTCACCTCACGCTCGCATCGTCCCAAATCTCTCCgatttctccttcttcctcctccccctcaTCTCCGCTCTTGTTACCTCCGccatttttttctcctcctctcccgCTCCCATCAATCCACAAAATAAGAAACCCTAGCTCGAGCTCCGATCCAATCCGATGCCCCCTTAACCCCCTCAAAAtttcgaggaggaggaggaggaggaggaggagaagcgaTGTCCCCCGCCACCGCCGCTGCTTCCCCTCGCAACCTACGACCccttcctcgccctcgtcgaTTCTACTCACTCCCCGTTCCTCGGTCTCGCCTAAAAACCCCTCCTTTCTCCAATCGCTCTTTATCCCCACCGCTTTACTCACAGTTCACGACTCTTGAGCCCAAAAGGAGTAGATTCGCCTCTTCGGTAAAGAACCCATCTCGGTGGCCGATCGCCGTCCACTTATCCGGTAACACAATACTCAGAAACCCACTTCTCCCAAATTCaccaaaaatgtgaaaaaaaaagaagaaatgatcGGAAAAGAAGCTAAAGATTTGATCTTTCAGGTGAGGATGTCAGTGGGAGTCGGGAGAAGGATCTACCGGTCCAGCCGAGCTTCGACTCCGTGCTTTCGGCGGTCGAAGTTCTCTGCATCGTGCCGCCCGCCATCTATTCGATCGGGTGCCTCATCGGGTCGGTGCTGCCGCCTGCGGCGGCCAAACAGTTCCAGGCGTCGGCAGGGAATAAGCTTTTTGTGTGGCAGTATTTTCTCTTGGTCGGTGCGGTGGCGATCGGGTGTTTGATTCGGTGGCGGCAGTGGCGACGGCTGTATAGGGTGAATGGGAGGGGTGTGAGTGTTGATCTGATCGGGAGGAtcgagacggtggaggaggatcTGCGGAGCTCCACGACCATCATCCGCGTGCTCTCGCGGCAGCTTGAGAAGCTTGggattaggtttagggttacTAGGAAGGCCTTGAAGGAGCCGATTGCGGAGGTAATGCTTGTTGCTATGAAGCTGTGACTTGTATGTTTTAGATTAATTCTGCAATTTGAGGTTgctttttttgcaattggtCCTTATCTTCGGAGAATTTGTGATTGTACCGAACTTTAGGCCCTTGTACGTATAATCTCCTTTTTCGATAGTTTCTGCTAGAAATATTTGTCCAGATATCATCTCATTGTTATGCACAACGTAATCTAGAACGAGGACTTGTTTTAGAGTAACATCGTCGCATTTATATGATTTGCTACAGATATGGTGTGTTTGCTATGATCTTTTGGTGTTTCACATTTCatcataagaaataaaaatatctgcTTTGTCAGATCATGTTTATCCCGCTTCTGCTATTTACCTTCGATTTGCAATTCTTTTAAGTATATAAGCTCATACTCTTACTTAATGATAGATGGGCAGTGGTATGGGACATGTATACAGCATGATATTGTATGTTGATATGGTAAGCTTGAGAAAATAGAGTATAAGTTGATCAGGATACAAAAATGCCTCGAGATATTATACGTGCGCATATCTGATTATGCATAGAATACATAATTTGCAATGGTAAATTTATGTGCATTTGTATGATTCAGCTTCATCTGGCTCTTAAAGTGTACCATCGTATAGTTCTCTTccttattttatttacattttatttCTAATCAATACGGGAGAAGCTGATTTTACTGTAGTCTAACAATTCAGAAGTTACATCTCAACGCCCACTAAAGTCTTGTATAGTTGGTTAGAAGTAGATATCTAGACGATGACGGAATATAAATATAACCATGTTGAATAGTTATTAGATGGCTATGAATCTGATATCTTGTATATGGGTGTAAGGGTGTTGAAGGATAAGTAATCTGGAGTCGTAGAGTTCTCggtgatgtaaagaatatagaGCTTAGGGTGGTTATGATTGAGACCTTTAACACTAATATAAATAGCAAGCATTTATGCCAGTAACTAACTATTAGGAGAGGAGAAATTGATGGTTCCTTTGCTTTTCAATTTTGGCTCCTTCAATTATCGCGTGCCCCAGTAAATTAAAGGTACTTGTGAAACCTAAATATTTACAATTCCAAGTTCCTTGGGCAGTAgtcaattaaataataaaatcccttttgaagataaaaacaagaaaaaatagACATTTGGTCAATGCGTTGATCCTGCATTCTTGCTGCATGTAACACATTTTTAACCTCAGAAATTGAAGGGTTTCAATAGGAGAAATAGACATTTGGTCAATGCGTAGATCCTGCATTCTCGCTGCATGTAACACATTGTTAACCTCAGAAATTGAaggatttcatttttattcacTTATGTTTTGACATGTGTGCAGACAGCAGCTTTGGCACAAAAGAATTCTGAGGCTACTCGAGCACTAGCGATACAAGAGGACATTCTCGAAAAGGAGCTCGGTGAAATTCAGAAGGTTCTGTTGGCTATGCAGGTGACTCTTGTCAATGACTTTTTCTTTCCATGTTTATGTGTTTATGGTATTAAGGGTTAGCTTTTGTTAGGTTATGGCTCCTCATTACCACATGGTTTGCCAATTATTTTCCGGAGGGTTTCTTTCAAAACCTTAACATTATGTCTTCTATAGTTCAATGAGTCATATTTATGATGATTCTTTGAGTAGATCTTCATTCAGTCGTTTGTTCTGATTCCTTtgttttgcaaaattaaaattgagaaGATCAGGGCAACCAAGATACCTGCCCTAAAGCTTGCAATGACCCTGGAGGATCTAGAATAGCCACATAATTAGACTTATTTGGCAATCTGGAAGCTGCTTCTGATAATGTGTATTCAGTTCTCGAATGCATTCTTTGAGTAGAAAAAACTGCTTATTTTGAGAATTTGATGCGTGAATGCAAAGATACCTGATGAGATTTAGCAAGATCGAGATGATCATAGAGAGTGATTTGATGTTAGACTGAGTACAAATTAgcttaaatcaaaaaattactGGACCAAATCCAAAGCATACAACATAAGTATATTGATAAGAAGCGTCTTAGAAGACTGATGGTGGATAATGAATTGTTCATTCATGATGTCcagtaatataaaaaagaacaacGCCAGAATGAGAGAGTTAAGAGAAGCAAAAGGTGATTAGGCGAACACTTAAAAAGCAAATTGGAATAAAGATCTAGGAGATATAAGCTGGACGATGGATGAAGTCTTCTTTTCACCGTTGAATACCAACATGCAGCCTCCCAGCATGCTAATTGGACTCCTGTCTCATGTTTCTAAAAGTTCAGCTTCAAACATTATTGTTAGCTGCTGCTTTTAGTTTCAAATCATGAACTTAAAATACTAACCTTATTCTGGAATGCCAATTGGGTCAGAACTGCATCTCATAAGAAACCTTCCTATTCTTCTATTTTTCATCTATGTTCTGTATTTATACTCGGATACTAAGATCTTCTATATGAGTCAGATGCCACCCATTTTTGACCTTTGTCAGCAGTAGTGATACGACAGGTTTGGAACCAACAAGACAAGTCTCTCCCTGCTAAATTCATCAGCTGTGTACGATCTTCATGGACAGCGTTTTTATGTCTTGTGACTAATATCCTCGGGCTACTGAATTTTTGGTCTTCTGTCCCCTCTTTACAAGTCGTGCGAATCCTATATCCCATCTTGATGTCGACCGTGCTGTATCTTCAAGTAATTAAATATTTGCCTGGACTGATTTGCGTGAAAGTGGAAGATCAACTTTTTCTGTGCAATATTAGTTGACTTCAATAATTGAGCTACTAGCTAagttttcgaaaaaaaaaataattgagttAGCTCATGTTATTATGGATTTCACTGTTTGCTGTTTCTGATCTCACTGTGAAAAATTTCTGGATTCCATGCTTGACTGAGCACTCTCTTCAAAGCCGATTCAGATGCCCATCTAGTTTCACCTTCTTCAACTAAACATCTTTCTATTGAAATACTTACGCAGGAACAACAGCAAAAGCAGCTCGAGCTGATCCTCGCTATCGGCAAGGCAGGAAAGCTATTAGATGGTAAGCGAGAGTCTGCATTAGAAGAGGGCAACACCGCGGCTGCTACTCGCATTCCAGAGAAAAGGGAGACGGAAGAGCTCAAGGTGCAGTCTAAACTAGTTGCTGGAGGGAATgacaaaccctagattttcaaTTCTCTTCGAATAACTTCTCGGCACGGCCCCTGGAGGTCACAATTTTTCATGTAAGTTTGGATTAATTGTATAATTAGGGTCGCGGTTAAGAAATACAAATATGGGTAATACGCGCCTGCAATATTAAATAGTTAATGGCTGtatatgatatgatatgatatgaATGTGTTGAGAAATCATTGGGTTGGAGCTCTAAGATTAGTTGTGTCAGCAATCCGATGAGCGCGGGATTTGggaataaattcaaaatcagacTTCCTATTGTAAAAACatggtgattatttttttatcacttatgagtataatatatgtatatactgatgtatatatatatatatatattatttaactttatttaaattatgtaaattatgtaaatttagtgaaaaatgATATTTCATCCTCGTTGAAAACTAAGAATCGGGTAACCATGATATTAAGAAGCCACGAATTCTTTTTAATCGACGATCATGTGAAGGTTTAAAAATACCTACAAATAAGTATATTATAGTACACTAACAAAAGCAACTCAGCTCATTTCTGTAAATTACCTTGTTTTCTTATTAATGAGGTTCATACCTCTACTATCTGCCTAATTTGACACTACCTATTCAAGAGCGTAAAAATTATTCtttctaatataattaaataaacttaacaaattaataaataaataatatatttaaatagtagtgtcaaattaaagaaaagtatagaatattacaaactataaataaaatacacgTAAGTATTATGGATAGAGAATATAGCAAAATAAAAGCACAAATCTGAATATCCAGACATGGCAATAATCTGGAACAAAATGAAGTAAATAAAAGACGAGTTATGTTCCTTCTAATTCCATTGTCTTACATGGCGTGTTTTAATTTGGATTCCTTAGTTATTTATTGCATCACAAGAAGTGATTATCATCCTTTACAAATGgaaattaaatagtaatatttccTCGCCCCTTATTTTGGTAATCTTTTAAGCCAATTTCGATGTACAATCTAAACtttgaataaaaattcaaattttaatataaatctaAACTTATAATAATGTACTTTTAATGTTTTCGTAAATAATCATTTTCTTCTATATTTCTACGACAAAGGGGTAACAACACGAAACCTTTGCAAAACTGCAACACTAGGAAAGAGATCTATAAGTTCATACTAAGTTTAGCAGGGGAGTTGGGGAACATCATACATTGAGCCCTATACACATATAGCTAAATAAAGGTACAGCAGTAGGAATTAGATGTCTATATTTATGCTTCTACTCTATCAAAATAACTAGAGAGCCACCACTGTAGTTTGAGTCTTGCAATGCCCACCGAAGAGCTTCCCGGAGAGTATGTCCTTGGTGAGTTTCTTGAATTCGAGCAAGTTGTTCCGTTTCTTCGAACCCTTCACGCATTTCCGCAGATAAGAATTCTCCTCCTTCAAGACGTCGAGTGACGAAGTGAGCTGCCGAATAACCTCCCTCTTCTCCTCGTCCTTCTCGGCTAATTCAGCTCGGAGAGCTGCGTTCTCCTCTTTCATTCTTGCTAACTCTCCTCCCTTCATCGCCTTCGCCTGTTCACTTTCGCTCTCCTTCGCTGATTTGTCTGTTAGCGTACACTCGGTTTCTGTCTCTTCTTGTTCAGGATCGTCGACCTCTGACTCGTCGGAATCA is a window encoding:
- the LOC109704151 gene encoding uncharacterized protein LOC109704151 → MSPATAAASPRNLRPLPRPRRFYSLPVPRSRLKTPPFSNRSLSPPLYSQFTTLEPKRSRFASSVKNPSRWPIAVHLSGEDVSGSREKDLPVQPSFDSVLSAVEVLCIVPPAIYSIGCLIGSVLPPAAAKQFQASAGNKLFVWQYFLLVGAVAIGCLIRWRQWRRLYRVNGRGVSVDLIGRIETVEEDLRSSTTIIRVLSRQLEKLGIRFRVTRKALKEPIAETAALAQKNSEATRALAIQEDILEKELGEIQKVLLAMQEQQQKQLELILAIGKAGKLLDGKRESALEEGNTAAATRIPEKRETEELKVQSKLVAGGNDKP
- the LOC109704150 gene encoding protein NETWORKED 3C-like; the protein is MAAAAAQEKIPQAWWFGSHYSSRQSPWLASTLSELEYKTKQMLNLVEADADSFAQRAEMYYKKRPLLLSMIEDFYRSHRSLAEQYDQLKSGGKMHHALFGPSHLDRSWSRKVSNNSSDGSSLFTSYSSDSDESEVDDPEQEETETECTLTDKSAKESESEQAKAMKGGELARMKEENAALRAELAEKDEEKREVIRQLTSSLDVLKEENSYLRKCVKGSKKRNNLLEFKKLTKDILSGKLFGGHCKTQTTVVAL